In one window of Thunnus thynnus chromosome 23, fThuThy2.1, whole genome shotgun sequence DNA:
- the LOC137175945 gene encoding uncharacterized protein isoform X2: MLSFARITRKMNSLQFSCIFFILVPHTISFGRCDDISFSICWMSRDGAWERQNGNIWLNGTALRSIRTAGKLTSLTVSPAVENKLTLQHGGSVLAWTLTITPRTKFTKIRGLQKPLKHPTNSTQAILELLSPTEVFACENGTLFFHQDENFFLAFGYSTRLPVKLESRTPSMLLVSWVESRPAASDSHSVTLYHTELGSYNTLSMDTTTRSHYRFTALDSCSPYVACVEIAGTHSFTCLSTITDPDVPKDFEVSSWNSSSISLAWDCPKNRKVSLFLLTAFYLNGTDHIIEEVPLWHKKDSLEFILSDLQPCSRVKFGLQTVCQAGIESRYSKMVLNDGNSVHSSIEALRQTSFGPDNYTLSWEVKNTSSISMFRIHHEGVLQGTTLINNYTVEGLQPCHQYQAKVEALCGDSVLMSARTVKAHTGPRGVSELRYRSNNSTALWTTGTTHQSAMAFFYELSLENGPPLQSSHLTETELHLPGLEEGKTYVLDVWEECDGQWESEPSRLCFQGANSTSKLLVRAAGPGQDLELQLDISNMVLTMVVPWSLPEDLQDDVSEPRAKMGNIVKNKLQELLNGFDQPARVEVATLEPADDPDKTEVLFMSFDASKTEEDMPLPIEDQLDYIRSLNTTNITVTDGVIYWDGPDLCASSTQTLCPRNSLCVNTLGSYTCVCQHGYYDVSSVIEPPVSSHPVCNEKGLFSQCLDKLMTGGIAKPYLTSYIGGKVDVKLNDGRCTANESEILYYFRTSRKTSECGTERRVNKTHIEFQNTLTVTLTKEQTISRRDLKVVWKCVYPRHYVRNAQVSMDTEWLSSLSLVEFNSSLQLLLTMTLYSDESYTHSYRDAIALGLEDTLFFQVALQTNNSFASDILLQVESCWSTESTDPQDTVQGLFLQDGCPVDNTFQWLSVNGLAQKSRFSIQMFTMPKGLPLYFHCLANICGHEEDCTKVCSSQQRTKRAVSQMHTKRERAAVVSAGPLVVNRVKSGVQPAYWSEHMTMISIVAGSIGILGVTVLSVSASKAIMTYYERLRLQ, from the exons ATGCTTTCCTTTGCTAGAATTACAaggaaaat gAACTCCTTGCAGTTTTCGTGCATCTTTTTCATACTGGTGCCTCATACCATATCGTTTG GACGCTGCGATGATATTTCCTTCTCCATATGCTGGATGAGCAGGGACGGTGCTTGGGAAAG gcaAAATGGAAACATATGGCTCAATGGCACAGCACTCAGATCCATCAGAACGGCAGGTAAATTGACATCCCTGACTGTGTCCCCAGCTGTGGAAAACAAGCTAACACTTCAGCATGGAGGCTCTGTTCTGGCATGGACTTTAACAATTACTCCAC GTACAAAGTTCACTAAAATCAGAGGCCTGCAGAAACCCCTAAAACATCCAACAAATTCCACTCAG GCCATCCTGGAGTTGTTGAGTCCCACTGAGGTGTTTGCATGTGAAAATGGTACACTGTTCTTCCACCAGGATGAAAACTTCTTCCTTGCTTTTG GCTACTCTACGCGCCTCCCTGTCAAGCTGGAGTCCAGGACTCCCTCCATGTTGCTGGTCTCCTGGGTGGAGAGCCGCCCAGCTGCCAGCGACAGCCACTCCGTGACACTCTACCACACTGAACTGGGCTCCTATAACACACTCAGCATGGACACCACCACCCGCAGCCACTACCGCTTCACAGCTCTGGACTCCTGCAGCCCCTATGTGGCGTGTGTGGAGATCGCAGGCACTCACTCCTTCACCTGCCTCTCTACTATAACTG acCCAGATGTTCCCAAGGACTTTGAGGTAAGTTCctggaacagcagcagcatatcGTTGGCCTGGGACTGCCCCAAGAACCGCAAagtctccctcttcctcctcaccgcCTTCTACCTCAACGGTACAGACCACATCATAGAGGAGGTGCCCTTGTGGCACAAGAAGGACAGCTTGGAGTTCATATTGTCTGACCTACAGCCCTGCAGCAGGGTTAAGTTTGGCCTGCAGACTGTTTGCCAGGCAGGGATAGAGTCGCGCTACAGCAAGATGGTTCTGAACGATGGAAACTCAG tTCACTCCAGCATCGAGGCCTTGCGTCAGACATCATTTGGCCCCGACAACTACACCCTGAGCTGGGAGGTGAAGAACACCTCGTCAATTTCCATGTTCAGAATCCACCACGAGGGGGTGCTGCAGGGCACCACGCTTATCAACAACTACACAGTAGAGGGGCTGCAGCCATGCCACCAGTACCAGGCCAAGGTGGAGGCGCTGTGTGGAGACAGTGTGCTGATGAGTGCCAGGACAGTCAAAGCGCATACAG gaCCTCGTGGTGTGTCTGAGCTCAGGTACCGCTCCAATAATTCCACTGCCTTGTGGACTACCGGCACCACACACCAGTCAGCTATGGCCTTTTTTTATGAACTCTCCCTGGAGAATGGCCCCCCTCTTCAGAGCAGCCATCTGACTGAGACGGAGCTACATCTCCCGGGGCTGGAAGAAGGGAAAACCTACGTCCTTGATGTGTGGGAAGAATGTGACGGACAGTGGGAGTCGGAACCCTCTCGTTTATGTTTTCAGGGGGCTAATTCAACTTCAAAGCTCCTTGTGAGGGCTGCTGGACCTGGTCAAGACCTAg AACTGCAGTTAGATATTTCCAACATGGTTCTCACAATGGTCGTGCCCTGGTCACTGCCTGAAGATCTACAAGACGACGTATCCGAACCAAGAGCTAAAATGGGGAACATTGTCAAAAATAAG CTGCAGGAGCTGTTAAATGGTTTTGATCAGCCAGCCCGCGTTGAGGTGGCCACCTTAGAACCTGCAGACGATCCAGACAAAACAGAGGTTCTGTTTATGTCTTTTGATGCATCCAAAACAGAGGAGGACATGCCCCTGCCCATTGAAGATCAGCTGGATTACATTCGCTCCCTGAATACAACCAACATCACAGTTACAGATGGGGTCATTTACTGGGATG GTCCAGATCTGTGTGCCTCCTCTACCCAAACCTTGTGTCCCCGTAATTCTCTGTGCGTCAACACTCTGGGTTCCTACACCTGTGTGTGTCAACATGGCTACTATGATGTGAGCTCTGTGATTGAGCCTCCTGTGTCTTCACATCCAGTTTGCAATG AGAAAGGCCTTTTCAGCCAGTGTCTGGATAAACTGATGACTGGTGGGATAGCAAAGCCCTACCTGACTTCTTACATCGGGGGAAAGGTTGATGTGAAGCTGAACGATGGGCGATGCACTGCAAATGAGAGCGAGATCTTGTACTACTTCCGCACTTCAAGAAAAACCTCTGAATGTGGAACAGAGAGGCGG GTGAACAAAACGCACATCGAGTTTCAGAACACTCTGACTGTAACTTTGACCAAAGAGCAAACCATCAGCCGGCGGGATCTAAAGGTTGTCTGGAAGTGCGTCTACCCACGGCATTATGTTCGCAATGCTCAAGTCAGCATGGATACGGAGTG GCTCTCCTCTCTATCCCTGGTGGAGTTCAACTCATCACTGCAGCTGCTCCTGACCATGACCTTGTACAGTGACGAGTCCTACACCCACAGCTACAGGGATGCCATAGCCTTGGGGCTTGAAGACACCCTGTTCTTCCAGGTGGCCCTGCAGACCAACAACTCTTTTGCTTCAGACATCCTCCTGCAGGTGGAGTCATGCTGGTCCACTGAGAGCACCGACCCACAGGATACGGTCCAGGGCCTGTTTCTTCAGGATGG CTGTCCTGTTGACAACACCTTCCAGTGGCTCTCTGTTAACGGCCTGGCACAGAAGAGCAGGTTTTCCATTCAGATGTTCACCATGCCCAAAGGGCTGCCCCTCTACTTTCACTGTCTGGCTAACATATGTGGACATGAAGAGGACTGTACAAAG GTTTGCAGCAGTCAGCAGCGCACCAAGAGAGCAGTCAGCCAGATGCACACAAAGAGGGAACGAGCTGCTGTGGTGTCGGCTGGACCTCTGGTGGTCAACAGGGTGAAGTCAGGAGTCCAGCCGGCTTACT GGTCAGAGCACATGACGATGATCTCCATTGTGGCCGGATCAATTGGCATTTTGGGAGTAACGGTACTCTCAGTGAGTGCATCCAAAGCAATCATGACTTACTACGAGCGGCTACGGCTGCAATAA
- the LOC137175945 gene encoding uncharacterized protein isoform X1, whose amino-acid sequence MQLLSSTTLFFVFLPSGVLVNLSRNSLQFSCIFFILVPHTISFGRCDDISFSICWMSRDGAWERQNGNIWLNGTALRSIRTAGKLTSLTVSPAVENKLTLQHGGSVLAWTLTITPRTKFTKIRGLQKPLKHPTNSTQAILELLSPTEVFACENGTLFFHQDENFFLAFGYSTRLPVKLESRTPSMLLVSWVESRPAASDSHSVTLYHTELGSYNTLSMDTTTRSHYRFTALDSCSPYVACVEIAGTHSFTCLSTITDPDVPKDFEVSSWNSSSISLAWDCPKNRKVSLFLLTAFYLNGTDHIIEEVPLWHKKDSLEFILSDLQPCSRVKFGLQTVCQAGIESRYSKMVLNDGNSVHSSIEALRQTSFGPDNYTLSWEVKNTSSISMFRIHHEGVLQGTTLINNYTVEGLQPCHQYQAKVEALCGDSVLMSARTVKAHTGPRGVSELRYRSNNSTALWTTGTTHQSAMAFFYELSLENGPPLQSSHLTETELHLPGLEEGKTYVLDVWEECDGQWESEPSRLCFQGANSTSKLLVRAAGPGQDLELQLDISNMVLTMVVPWSLPEDLQDDVSEPRAKMGNIVKNKLQELLNGFDQPARVEVATLEPADDPDKTEVLFMSFDASKTEEDMPLPIEDQLDYIRSLNTTNITVTDGVIYWDGPDLCASSTQTLCPRNSLCVNTLGSYTCVCQHGYYDVSSVIEPPVSSHPVCNEKGLFSQCLDKLMTGGIAKPYLTSYIGGKVDVKLNDGRCTANESEILYYFRTSRKTSECGTERRVNKTHIEFQNTLTVTLTKEQTISRRDLKVVWKCVYPRHYVRNAQVSMDTEWLSSLSLVEFNSSLQLLLTMTLYSDESYTHSYRDAIALGLEDTLFFQVALQTNNSFASDILLQVESCWSTESTDPQDTVQGLFLQDGCPVDNTFQWLSVNGLAQKSRFSIQMFTMPKGLPLYFHCLANICGHEEDCTKVCSSQQRTKRAVSQMHTKRERAAVVSAGPLVVNRVKSGVQPAYWSEHMTMISIVAGSIGILGVTVLSVSASKAIMTYYERLRLQ is encoded by the exons ATGCAGTTACTGTCATCCACaactcttttctttgttttcttaccTTCGGGAGTTTTGGTGAATCTGAGCAG gAACTCCTTGCAGTTTTCGTGCATCTTTTTCATACTGGTGCCTCATACCATATCGTTTG GACGCTGCGATGATATTTCCTTCTCCATATGCTGGATGAGCAGGGACGGTGCTTGGGAAAG gcaAAATGGAAACATATGGCTCAATGGCACAGCACTCAGATCCATCAGAACGGCAGGTAAATTGACATCCCTGACTGTGTCCCCAGCTGTGGAAAACAAGCTAACACTTCAGCATGGAGGCTCTGTTCTGGCATGGACTTTAACAATTACTCCAC GTACAAAGTTCACTAAAATCAGAGGCCTGCAGAAACCCCTAAAACATCCAACAAATTCCACTCAG GCCATCCTGGAGTTGTTGAGTCCCACTGAGGTGTTTGCATGTGAAAATGGTACACTGTTCTTCCACCAGGATGAAAACTTCTTCCTTGCTTTTG GCTACTCTACGCGCCTCCCTGTCAAGCTGGAGTCCAGGACTCCCTCCATGTTGCTGGTCTCCTGGGTGGAGAGCCGCCCAGCTGCCAGCGACAGCCACTCCGTGACACTCTACCACACTGAACTGGGCTCCTATAACACACTCAGCATGGACACCACCACCCGCAGCCACTACCGCTTCACAGCTCTGGACTCCTGCAGCCCCTATGTGGCGTGTGTGGAGATCGCAGGCACTCACTCCTTCACCTGCCTCTCTACTATAACTG acCCAGATGTTCCCAAGGACTTTGAGGTAAGTTCctggaacagcagcagcatatcGTTGGCCTGGGACTGCCCCAAGAACCGCAAagtctccctcttcctcctcaccgcCTTCTACCTCAACGGTACAGACCACATCATAGAGGAGGTGCCCTTGTGGCACAAGAAGGACAGCTTGGAGTTCATATTGTCTGACCTACAGCCCTGCAGCAGGGTTAAGTTTGGCCTGCAGACTGTTTGCCAGGCAGGGATAGAGTCGCGCTACAGCAAGATGGTTCTGAACGATGGAAACTCAG tTCACTCCAGCATCGAGGCCTTGCGTCAGACATCATTTGGCCCCGACAACTACACCCTGAGCTGGGAGGTGAAGAACACCTCGTCAATTTCCATGTTCAGAATCCACCACGAGGGGGTGCTGCAGGGCACCACGCTTATCAACAACTACACAGTAGAGGGGCTGCAGCCATGCCACCAGTACCAGGCCAAGGTGGAGGCGCTGTGTGGAGACAGTGTGCTGATGAGTGCCAGGACAGTCAAAGCGCATACAG gaCCTCGTGGTGTGTCTGAGCTCAGGTACCGCTCCAATAATTCCACTGCCTTGTGGACTACCGGCACCACACACCAGTCAGCTATGGCCTTTTTTTATGAACTCTCCCTGGAGAATGGCCCCCCTCTTCAGAGCAGCCATCTGACTGAGACGGAGCTACATCTCCCGGGGCTGGAAGAAGGGAAAACCTACGTCCTTGATGTGTGGGAAGAATGTGACGGACAGTGGGAGTCGGAACCCTCTCGTTTATGTTTTCAGGGGGCTAATTCAACTTCAAAGCTCCTTGTGAGGGCTGCTGGACCTGGTCAAGACCTAg AACTGCAGTTAGATATTTCCAACATGGTTCTCACAATGGTCGTGCCCTGGTCACTGCCTGAAGATCTACAAGACGACGTATCCGAACCAAGAGCTAAAATGGGGAACATTGTCAAAAATAAG CTGCAGGAGCTGTTAAATGGTTTTGATCAGCCAGCCCGCGTTGAGGTGGCCACCTTAGAACCTGCAGACGATCCAGACAAAACAGAGGTTCTGTTTATGTCTTTTGATGCATCCAAAACAGAGGAGGACATGCCCCTGCCCATTGAAGATCAGCTGGATTACATTCGCTCCCTGAATACAACCAACATCACAGTTACAGATGGGGTCATTTACTGGGATG GTCCAGATCTGTGTGCCTCCTCTACCCAAACCTTGTGTCCCCGTAATTCTCTGTGCGTCAACACTCTGGGTTCCTACACCTGTGTGTGTCAACATGGCTACTATGATGTGAGCTCTGTGATTGAGCCTCCTGTGTCTTCACATCCAGTTTGCAATG AGAAAGGCCTTTTCAGCCAGTGTCTGGATAAACTGATGACTGGTGGGATAGCAAAGCCCTACCTGACTTCTTACATCGGGGGAAAGGTTGATGTGAAGCTGAACGATGGGCGATGCACTGCAAATGAGAGCGAGATCTTGTACTACTTCCGCACTTCAAGAAAAACCTCTGAATGTGGAACAGAGAGGCGG GTGAACAAAACGCACATCGAGTTTCAGAACACTCTGACTGTAACTTTGACCAAAGAGCAAACCATCAGCCGGCGGGATCTAAAGGTTGTCTGGAAGTGCGTCTACCCACGGCATTATGTTCGCAATGCTCAAGTCAGCATGGATACGGAGTG GCTCTCCTCTCTATCCCTGGTGGAGTTCAACTCATCACTGCAGCTGCTCCTGACCATGACCTTGTACAGTGACGAGTCCTACACCCACAGCTACAGGGATGCCATAGCCTTGGGGCTTGAAGACACCCTGTTCTTCCAGGTGGCCCTGCAGACCAACAACTCTTTTGCTTCAGACATCCTCCTGCAGGTGGAGTCATGCTGGTCCACTGAGAGCACCGACCCACAGGATACGGTCCAGGGCCTGTTTCTTCAGGATGG CTGTCCTGTTGACAACACCTTCCAGTGGCTCTCTGTTAACGGCCTGGCACAGAAGAGCAGGTTTTCCATTCAGATGTTCACCATGCCCAAAGGGCTGCCCCTCTACTTTCACTGTCTGGCTAACATATGTGGACATGAAGAGGACTGTACAAAG GTTTGCAGCAGTCAGCAGCGCACCAAGAGAGCAGTCAGCCAGATGCACACAAAGAGGGAACGAGCTGCTGTGGTGTCGGCTGGACCTCTGGTGGTCAACAGGGTGAAGTCAGGAGTCCAGCCGGCTTACT GGTCAGAGCACATGACGATGATCTCCATTGTGGCCGGATCAATTGGCATTTTGGGAGTAACGGTACTCTCAGTGAGTGCATCCAAAGCAATCATGACTTACTACGAGCGGCTACGGCTGCAATAA
- the LOC137175946 gene encoding cAMP-regulated D2 protein, which yields MESWHCLLLLCTLSLVLASGEATKNDDDIDLVSFLRRIYPGLLLRDEPFIINQDFEINSLKEPGRPEVLSITEETKDKSVNQDNNGAPGPVVLTKDGQIKGITVDKAYIFYGIPFADPPVGAYRWKAPRPVSPWPGVYDATFPRAACMQACRGPIIAECPQKVSEDCLYLNIFVPLDVNFSSPLRSLLPVMVWIHGGDFIAGSASKPLYDGRFLSNFTHTVVVSVEYRLGAFGFLVSGKDPHTSAAGNYGVLDQQAALLWIQQNIAMFGGDPSKVTIFGESAGAQSVSLHLMIQSSKPLFKQAVLQSLPFSIPLKTRHDALRLGKNFAKQTNCSVSDIVCLLSLTPQAVLAAQMKTSSKIVNPFRFLEVFETWGPYIDGELIKEQAVTAFQKGHWQKEKPVLLGTTSEEGVIFVYGVFSKPVSAVESTVYITAIFKHHALRILHKYLPLYKDADRRDMLAQIVTDYVFLCPSRRSARAGTAAGSKVWMYVFDHVASDHHVWSGLTFCYQHTCHGAELPFLFNSASVANFTLSLPEKLLSNRMLCYWGAFSHTGDPSSRAQQTTFCREQRLPVWPRYSDTSGWLVMNLTVRSHAQVGTRNHICDFWDQLGIY from the exons ATGGAGAGCTGGcactgtttgctgctgctgtgcacaCTAAGTTTAGTTTTGGCCTCTGGAGAGGCAACgaaaaatgatgatgacatCGACCTTGTCAGCTTTCTGAGAAGAATCTACCCCGGGCTGCTGTTGAGAGATGAGCCGTTCATCATCAACCAAGACTTTGAGATAAACTCCCTCAAGGAGCCGGGACGCCCAGAGGTCCTCTCGATCACAGAGGAAACCAAGGACAAATCAGTCAATCAGGATAATAATGGGGCTCCTGGACCTGTGGTGTTAACCAAAGATGGCCAGATCAAGGGGATTACAGTGGATAAGGCTTATATATTCTATGGGATACCATTTGCAGACCCCCCTGTTGGAGCCTACCGCTGGAAGGCCCCCAGACCTGTGAGTCCTTGGCCGGGAGTTTATGATGCCACCTTCCCCAGGGCGGCATGCATGCAGGCCTGCAGAGGACCCATCATTGCAGAGTGTCCTCAAAAA GTCAGCGAAGACTGTCTCTACCTCAACATCTTCGTCCCTCTGGATGTGAACTTTAGCTCCCCTCTGCGGAGTCTGCTGCCTGTCATGGTGTGGATCCATGGTGGGGATTTCATTGCAGGCTCCGCCTCCAAGCCGCTGTATGATGGACGTTTCCTCAGTAACTTCACCCACACTGTTGTTGTAAGCGTGGAGTACCGACTGG GTGCATTTGGGTTCCTCGTGTCGGGCAAAGACCCTCACACTTCAGCTGCAGGGAATTATGGGGTCTTGGACCAGCAGGCAGCTCTACTTTGGATCCAACAGAACATTGCAATGTTTGGAGGTGACCCCAGCAAG GTAACAATATTTGGAGAGAGTGCTGGCGCTCAGTCGGTGAGTCTTCACCTGATGATCCAGAGCAGCAAGCCTCTGTTTAAACAAGCCGTCCTGCAGAGTCTGCCCTTCTCCATCCCTCTGAAGACCAG ACACGACGCCCTGAGGCTGGGGAAGAACTTCGCTAAACAGACCAACTGCTCTGTCAGTGACATCGTCTGCCTGCTGTCTCTCACTCCGCAGGCCGTCCTGGCTGCCCAGATGAAAACAA GTTCCAAGATTGTGAACCCGTTCAGGTTCCTGGAGGTTTTTGAGACGTGGGGTCCATATATCGATGGGGAGTTAATAAAAGAGCAGGCTGTCACTGCCTTCCAGAAGGGCCACTGGCAGAAAGAAAAGCCAGTGCTGCTGG GTACGACCTCAGAAGAGGGTGTGATCTTTGTGTATGGCGTCTTCAGCAAGCCTGTCTCTGCTGTGGAGTCCACTGTGTACATAACAGCCATTTTCAAACACCATGCACTGCGGATCCTGCACAAGTACCTGCCCCTGTACAAGGACGCTGACCGCAGGGATATGCTAGCTCAG ATCGTCACCGACTACGTCTTCCTCTGTCCATCTAGGAGGTCAGCACGTGCCGgcacagcagcaggcagcaagGTGTGGATGTACGTGTTCGACCATGTGGCATCAGACCACCACGTCTGGTCAGGTCTGACGTTCTGCTACCAGCACACCTGCCACGGTGCCGAGCTGCCCTTCCTCTTCAACTCAGCCTCGGTGGCCAACTTCACACTGTCGCTGCCAGAGAAGCTGCTGTCCAATCGGATGCTGTGCTACTGGGGTGCGTTCTCCCATACTGGCGACCCTTCCTCGCGGGCCCAACAGACCACTTTTTGCCGGGAGCAGCGTCTGCCCGTTTGGCCGCGCTACTCTGACACCAGTGGCTGGCTGGTCATGAACCTAACGGTGCGTTCACATGCACAAGTGGGAACCAGGAACCATATATGTGACTTCTGGGACCAGCTGGGCATCTACTAG